One stretch of Clavibacter californiensis DNA includes these proteins:
- a CDS encoding acyl-CoA dehydrogenase family protein: MTVTVTAAATGTSTADLRAEFLPLFDRIRAGAVARERDRELAHDAVALLREARFGALRLPVADGGSGATIAQLAELVIELSAADANVGHLLRGHFGYVELVLRRPPGPAREEWIRRIASGAIVGNATSEQTGNTLADISTTLTERDGRWILDGTKYYSTGTLYSDWIYLAAGREAADGVERVTLAIPTDAPGVTAVDDWDAFGQTLTASGTTTFAGVEVDPATVTAYREAPLSHIQAFYQLHLVAVLAGIAQEVEHDAVAYVRSRTRTYIHANAALPQDDPQVLDVVGRISTAAFAVRATTLAAAARLDDAVATAEPGDALDKPTLDAAENAVYQAQVHAVDQAPAAASLLFEVGGASATFRERALDRHWRNARVVASHNPAIYKARAIGDFAVAGRGPVDAWAAYEKVGATAFPR; encoded by the coding sequence GTGACGGTGACGGTGACGGCGGCCGCGACGGGGACCTCCACCGCCGACCTGCGGGCCGAGTTCCTGCCGCTGTTCGACCGGATCCGCGCGGGCGCCGTCGCCCGAGAGCGCGACCGGGAGCTCGCGCACGACGCCGTCGCGCTCCTCCGCGAGGCGCGCTTTGGGGCCCTGCGGCTGCCGGTCGCGGACGGCGGGAGCGGCGCGACGATCGCCCAGCTCGCCGAGCTCGTGATCGAGCTGTCGGCCGCCGACGCGAACGTCGGGCACCTCCTCCGCGGCCACTTCGGCTACGTCGAGCTCGTGCTGCGCCGGCCTCCCGGGCCCGCGCGCGAGGAGTGGATCCGCCGCATCGCGTCCGGCGCCATCGTCGGCAACGCCACGAGCGAGCAGACCGGCAACACGCTCGCCGACATCTCCACGACGCTCACCGAGCGCGACGGGCGCTGGATCCTCGACGGCACCAAGTACTACTCCACGGGCACGCTCTACTCCGACTGGATCTACCTCGCCGCCGGTCGGGAGGCCGCCGACGGCGTCGAGCGCGTGACCCTCGCGATCCCCACCGACGCTCCGGGCGTCACCGCGGTCGACGACTGGGACGCCTTCGGCCAGACCCTCACCGCGAGCGGCACCACGACCTTCGCGGGCGTGGAGGTGGATCCGGCGACCGTCACCGCTTACCGCGAGGCGCCGCTCTCGCACATCCAGGCCTTCTACCAGCTCCACCTCGTGGCGGTGCTGGCAGGGATCGCGCAGGAGGTGGAGCACGACGCGGTCGCGTACGTGCGGAGCCGCACGCGCACCTACATCCACGCGAACGCCGCACTGCCCCAGGACGACCCGCAGGTGCTCGACGTCGTCGGCCGGATCTCCACGGCCGCCTTCGCCGTGCGCGCCACGACCCTCGCGGCCGCGGCCCGCCTGGACGACGCGGTCGCGACCGCGGAGCCAGGCGACGCCCTCGACAAGCCGACGCTCGACGCCGCCGAGAACGCCGTCTACCAGGCGCAGGTGCACGCGGTCGACCAGGCGCCCGCCGCCGCGAGCCTGCTGTTCGAGGTCGGGGGAGCGTCGGCCACGTTCCGCGAACGCGCGCTCGACCGGCACTGGCGGAACGCCCGCGTCGTCGCGAGCCACAACCCGGCGATCTACAAGGCGCGGGCGATCGGCGACTTCGCGGTCGCGGGGCGCGGGCCGGTCGACGCGTGGGCCGCGTACGAGAAGGTGGGCGCGACGGCGTTCCCGCGCTGA
- a CDS encoding DoxX family protein, whose translation MTPSSATRPTADKRIAPDGGRRSIPRTLGRILLGLVLITAGTGHLTVARESFQAQVPTWLPMDPDFVVLASGVVEILLGLSLVLLGRWRVWVGLVVAAFFVAIFPGNISQLVTRTPAFGLETDAARAIRLVFQPLLVLWALWATGAWSAWRNRRARR comes from the coding sequence ATGACCCCGAGCTCCGCGACCCGCCCCACGGCCGACAAGCGGATCGCCCCGGACGGCGGCCGCCGTTCGATCCCGCGCACGCTCGGCCGGATCCTGCTCGGCCTCGTGCTGATCACGGCCGGCACCGGGCACCTCACGGTCGCGCGGGAGTCGTTCCAGGCGCAGGTGCCGACGTGGCTGCCGATGGATCCGGATTTCGTGGTGCTCGCGTCGGGCGTCGTGGAGATCCTGCTCGGCCTGTCGCTCGTGCTCCTCGGCCGCTGGCGCGTGTGGGTCGGCCTCGTGGTCGCGGCGTTCTTCGTCGCGATCTTCCCCGGCAACATCTCGCAGCTCGTCACGCGCACGCCCGCGTTCGGCCTCGAGACCGACGCCGCGCGGGCGATCCGACTGGTCTTCCAGCCGCTCCTGGTGCTCTGGGCGCTGTGGGCGACGGGCGCGTGGTCCGCGTGGCGGAACAGGCGCGCCCGCCGCTGA
- a CDS encoding trypsin-like serine peptidase gives MIRSPHPSRHPLRIAVAGALLTGGVLVSLAAAPADAAPAHPSADASGVSAPTVVSVPSAQAAAALAYWTPARKAAANAASDGTVPGSAPEAASAAAAPISVAEHVAPVPHIGRFFYDRDGHSYACSANVVQSGNRSTVATAAHCLTGGGAFSTNAVFTPDYDDGTSPYGDWPMETGVIAGGYFADNGDIADDSAFLVVAHDAAGRDIQSVVGGSPVLFDQPLVQPGTVYGYPAQGRFDGLTLQRCRGAFHAFSTQQIVLDCDMREGVSGGPIFEGDDASGPQYADENARVTAEPKVLGPIWLADEHAAYDTAAAYTG, from the coding sequence ATGATCAGATCACCGCACCCGTCCCGCCATCCGCTCCGGATCGCCGTCGCGGGGGCACTCCTCACCGGTGGCGTCCTCGTGTCGCTGGCCGCCGCCCCGGCTGATGCGGCACCGGCGCACCCGTCGGCGGACGCGTCGGGCGTCAGCGCACCGACCGTCGTCTCCGTGCCGTCCGCGCAGGCGGCCGCTGCGCTGGCGTACTGGACGCCGGCGCGCAAGGCCGCCGCGAACGCCGCATCGGACGGCACCGTCCCCGGCTCCGCTCCGGAGGCCGCGTCGGCCGCCGCCGCGCCCATCTCGGTCGCCGAGCACGTGGCCCCCGTCCCGCACATCGGCCGCTTCTTCTACGACCGCGACGGGCACAGCTACGCCTGCAGCGCGAACGTCGTCCAGTCGGGGAACCGCTCCACCGTCGCGACGGCGGCGCACTGCCTGACCGGCGGCGGCGCCTTCTCGACGAACGCCGTGTTCACCCCCGACTACGACGACGGGACCTCGCCGTACGGCGACTGGCCCATGGAGACCGGCGTGATCGCGGGCGGCTACTTCGCCGACAACGGCGACATAGCGGATGACTCCGCGTTCCTGGTGGTCGCGCACGACGCCGCGGGACGTGACATCCAGAGCGTGGTGGGCGGCTCACCCGTGCTCTTCGACCAGCCGCTCGTGCAGCCGGGGACCGTGTACGGCTACCCCGCGCAGGGCCGCTTCGACGGCCTCACCCTGCAGCGGTGCCGGGGTGCCTTCCACGCCTTCAGCACGCAGCAGATCGTGCTCGACTGCGACATGCGCGAGGGCGTCTCCGGCGGTCCGATCTTCGAGGGCGACGACGCGAGCGGTCCGCAGTACGCGGACGAGAACGCGCGGGTCACCGCGGAGCCGAAGGTGCTGGGCCCGATCTGGCTGGCCGACGAGCACGCGGCCTACGACACCGCGGCGGCGTACACGGGCTGA
- a CDS encoding DinB family protein, with protein sequence MTDLPDIATGADTDVLGPDDRPRPPRADERACLTGFLALNRATVIRKARGLSDADAARRVLPSLTSVAGALRHLADVERSWTVELMEAGDYDRRFGGDDDPDGEWRVSPTDPLAEIVADYERACAESDAVIARHDLDDIAAAGPPDEMPSLRWILVHLIEETARHAGHVDVVRELVDGVTGE encoded by the coding sequence ATGACCGATCTCCCCGACATCGCGACCGGCGCGGACACCGACGTGCTCGGCCCCGACGACCGCCCCCGCCCGCCGCGCGCCGACGAGCGCGCCTGCCTCACCGGCTTCCTCGCCCTCAACCGCGCCACCGTGATCCGCAAGGCCCGCGGCCTCTCCGACGCCGACGCCGCGCGCCGCGTCCTCCCCAGCCTCACCTCCGTCGCGGGCGCGCTCCGGCACCTCGCCGACGTCGAGCGTTCGTGGACGGTCGAGCTGATGGAGGCCGGCGACTACGACCGGCGCTTCGGCGGGGACGACGACCCGGACGGCGAGTGGCGGGTGAGCCCGACCGATCCGCTCGCCGAGATCGTCGCCGACTACGAGCGCGCCTGCGCGGAGAGCGACGCCGTGATCGCCCGGCACGACCTCGACGACATCGCGGCCGCCGGGCCGCCCGACGAGATGCCGTCGCTGCGCTGGATCCTCGTGCACCTCATCGAGGAGACCGCGCGCCATGCCGGCCACGTCGACGTGGTCCGGGAGCTGGTCGACGGCGTCACCGGCGAGTGA
- a CDS encoding trypsin-like serine peptidase — MPRRPTITHRSTIAAAAAVCLGAALLGSAAPASAADADAPASAPASFVPVAAPAAPASDEVSYWTPERRAAATEDDGPGDATAASGSEVATSDAARTVDHAEQIEPVSHIGRIYYVQEGYGHWCSANVVASANGSTIATAGHCVTMDQTFSSQMVFYPAYESGGSPYGGWPVVGGNVTSGWYEGNNADQAEDTAFMAVARDGEGATVQSVVGASPVLFDQPATQVFSAFGYPAVGRFDGEHLDRCTGSGTAQGTAQILIACDMTGGVSGGPILAGDGSGGAQFANVAERDDTGTHNLGPLWQASAHSAYDLTAAIAT; from the coding sequence ATGCCCCGTCGCCCCACGATCACGCACCGTTCCACCATCGCCGCCGCTGCCGCCGTCTGCCTCGGCGCCGCCCTGCTCGGCTCGGCGGCCCCCGCGTCCGCCGCCGACGCGGACGCGCCCGCGTCCGCTCCCGCCTCGTTCGTCCCCGTCGCCGCGCCCGCCGCTCCGGCCTCCGACGAGGTCTCCTACTGGACGCCCGAGCGTCGCGCGGCCGCGACGGAGGACGACGGCCCGGGCGACGCGACGGCCGCGTCCGGATCCGAGGTCGCGACCTCCGACGCGGCCCGCACCGTGGACCACGCCGAGCAGATCGAGCCCGTGTCGCACATCGGCCGCATCTACTACGTGCAGGAGGGCTACGGCCACTGGTGCTCGGCGAACGTCGTCGCCTCCGCGAACGGATCGACCATCGCCACGGCGGGGCACTGCGTGACCATGGACCAGACCTTCTCGAGCCAGATGGTCTTCTACCCCGCCTACGAGTCGGGCGGCTCGCCCTACGGCGGGTGGCCCGTCGTGGGCGGCAACGTCACGTCCGGCTGGTACGAGGGCAACAACGCCGACCAGGCGGAGGACACCGCGTTCATGGCCGTCGCCCGCGACGGCGAAGGGGCGACCGTCCAGAGCGTCGTCGGCGCCTCCCCCGTGCTCTTCGACCAGCCGGCGACGCAGGTCTTCTCCGCCTTCGGCTACCCCGCGGTCGGGCGCTTCGACGGCGAGCACCTCGACCGCTGCACCGGCTCGGGCACGGCGCAGGGCACCGCGCAGATCCTCATCGCGTGCGACATGACGGGCGGCGTCTCGGGCGGCCCGATCCTCGCCGGCGACGGCAGCGGCGGCGCGCAGTTCGCGAACGTGGCCGAACGCGACGACACGGGCACCCACAACCTCGGCCCGCTCTGGCAGGCATCCGCGCACTCCGCGTACGACCTCACGGCGGCCATCGCGACCTGA
- a CDS encoding LLM class flavin-dependent oxidoreductase, with the protein MPDARPPLRFAAFVMNTASHIQHGLWRHPDARQHEFDDVELWVDLARTLERGRFDAMFFADVVGLYGPGDGAYDVNAREGLQFPSNDPSVLISALAVSTEHLGFAFTSSVLQAHPFDFARKVSTLDHITKGRIAWNVVTSALDGAARNFGHDGLEDHDARYAWADEYLEVVYKLWEGSWDDDALQRDKARGVFSDASRIHRIDHEGPRYKVAGPHLSSPSPQRTPVLFQAGSSPVGRRFAARNAEAQFILSSTPEKTRALIDDTRALAVDAGRRADDLSFWLGLSFITGSTEEEAKRNEAEIDEYLSADGFLLHSNLGFDPKTGEQLDPATPLSQVETQAGQSHLNWLREASPDREPTIADLARLSAKLRGRVVGTPEQIADVLAGWQEAGVDGINVINWTLPGSYEDFVDHVTPVLQERGLQQREYEPGTLRHKLTGRDRLPESHPAAAYRGAFS; encoded by the coding sequence ATGCCCGACGCCCGGCCCCCGCTCCGTTTCGCCGCCTTCGTGATGAACACCGCCAGCCACATCCAGCACGGCCTGTGGCGACACCCGGACGCCCGCCAGCACGAGTTCGACGACGTCGAGCTGTGGGTGGATCTCGCGAGGACGCTGGAGCGCGGCCGGTTCGACGCCATGTTCTTCGCCGATGTCGTCGGCCTCTACGGTCCGGGCGACGGCGCCTATGACGTGAACGCGCGCGAGGGCCTCCAGTTCCCGAGCAACGACCCCTCCGTGCTGATCTCCGCGCTCGCCGTGAGCACCGAGCACCTCGGCTTCGCGTTCACGAGCTCCGTGCTGCAGGCGCACCCGTTCGACTTCGCGCGGAAGGTGTCGACGCTCGACCACATCACGAAGGGCCGCATCGCCTGGAACGTGGTGACGAGCGCGCTCGACGGCGCCGCCCGCAACTTCGGGCACGACGGCCTCGAGGACCACGACGCCCGCTACGCCTGGGCCGACGAGTACCTCGAGGTGGTCTACAAGCTGTGGGAGGGCTCGTGGGACGACGACGCGCTCCAGCGCGACAAGGCGCGCGGGGTGTTCTCGGACGCGTCGCGCATCCACCGCATCGACCACGAGGGGCCGCGCTACAAGGTCGCGGGCCCGCACCTGTCATCGCCGTCGCCGCAGCGCACGCCCGTGCTGTTCCAGGCCGGATCCTCGCCCGTCGGCCGTCGGTTCGCCGCCCGGAACGCGGAGGCGCAGTTCATCCTGTCGTCGACGCCCGAGAAGACCCGCGCCCTCATCGATGACACCCGGGCGCTCGCCGTGGACGCGGGCCGGCGGGCGGACGACCTCTCCTTCTGGCTCGGGCTCTCCTTCATCACCGGCAGCACGGAGGAGGAGGCCAAGCGCAACGAGGCCGAGATCGACGAGTACCTCTCCGCCGACGGGTTCCTCCTGCACTCCAACCTCGGCTTCGACCCGAAGACGGGCGAGCAGCTGGATCCGGCGACGCCGCTCTCGCAGGTGGAGACGCAGGCCGGGCAGAGCCACCTGAACTGGCTGCGCGAGGCGTCACCCGACCGCGAGCCGACCATCGCCGACCTCGCCCGGCTCTCCGCGAAGCTGCGCGGCCGCGTCGTGGGCACGCCCGAGCAGATCGCGGACGTGCTCGCGGGCTGGCAGGAGGCGGGCGTCGACGGGATCAACGTCATCAACTGGACCCTGCCCGGCAGCTACGAGGACTTCGTCGACCACGTCACGCCCGTGCTGCAGGAGCGCGGCCTGCAGCAGCGGGAGTACGAGCCGGGGACGCTGCGGCACAAGCTGACCGGGCGCGACCGGCTGCCGGAGTCGCACCCGGCGGCGGCGTACCGGGGCGCGTTCTCGTGA
- a CDS encoding MFS transporter — MTTAPPTASAAPRAPLPDGPASDSDAEAPADVARRRRRVLTASFIGTTVEYYDFYLYATASALVFGSQFFPNQTPALGLLASFATYGVGFLARPIGGIVAGHLGDRIGRKRMLVYSLVLMGIASTLIGALPTYATIGIASVVGLVLLRLVQGIAAGAEWGGSALLSVEHAPAHRRGLFGAFTQMGSAGGMLLATGVFAATRFGLGEEQFLAWGWRLPFLLSAVLVAVGLVIRLRVEDAAEFRDIKAAGEVERFPLGVVLRKHPRAVLITAGLRLVQPALYSILTVYTLSYLAQKRGDSGVALTSVLIVSALSVLTTPLWGWISDRVGRRRLTIGSAAGIGILIWPFFAFLDSGPLLLLPLVFALGMNVFHDSIYGPQAAWFAEQFPTGVRYSGVSLGYQVGSIFSVGLTPLLAVLFLQWGGGSPWILCAYIGLYAVLTIAAALAAKDPARDAVAARRSEAEAASSSDADGAVHPAVAVAGSAPAGGRERERATTR; from the coding sequence ATGACCACCGCCCCGCCCACCGCATCCGCCGCCCCGCGCGCCCCGCTGCCCGACGGACCCGCGTCGGACTCCGACGCCGAGGCCCCCGCGGACGTCGCGCGCCGCCGTCGCCGCGTGCTCACCGCATCGTTCATCGGCACCACCGTCGAGTACTACGACTTCTACCTCTACGCCACGGCATCCGCGCTCGTGTTCGGCAGCCAGTTCTTCCCGAACCAGACACCCGCGCTGGGCCTGCTCGCATCGTTCGCCACGTACGGCGTCGGCTTCCTCGCGCGGCCCATCGGCGGGATCGTCGCCGGGCACCTCGGCGACCGCATCGGCCGCAAGCGCATGCTCGTCTACTCGCTCGTGCTGATGGGGATCGCGTCGACCCTCATCGGCGCGCTCCCGACGTACGCGACCATCGGCATCGCGAGCGTCGTCGGCCTGGTGCTCCTGCGGCTCGTGCAGGGCATCGCGGCGGGCGCCGAGTGGGGCGGATCCGCGCTGCTGTCGGTCGAGCACGCCCCCGCCCACCGCCGCGGACTGTTCGGCGCGTTCACGCAGATGGGATCCGCGGGCGGCATGCTGCTCGCCACCGGCGTCTTCGCGGCCACGCGCTTCGGCCTCGGCGAGGAGCAGTTCCTCGCCTGGGGCTGGCGCCTGCCGTTCCTCCTCAGCGCCGTGCTCGTCGCGGTCGGCCTCGTGATCCGCCTCCGCGTGGAGGACGCCGCCGAGTTCCGCGACATCAAGGCCGCCGGGGAGGTCGAGCGCTTCCCGCTCGGAGTCGTGCTGCGGAAGCACCCGCGCGCTGTGCTCATCACCGCCGGCCTCCGCCTCGTGCAGCCCGCGCTCTACTCGATACTCACCGTCTACACGCTCTCCTACCTCGCCCAGAAGCGCGGCGACTCGGGCGTCGCGCTCACGTCGGTGCTCATCGTCTCGGCGCTCAGCGTGCTCACCACTCCCCTGTGGGGCTGGATCTCCGACCGCGTCGGCCGTCGCCGCCTCACCATCGGGAGCGCCGCCGGCATCGGGATCCTCATCTGGCCGTTCTTCGCGTTCCTCGACTCCGGCCCGCTGCTGCTCCTGCCCCTCGTCTTCGCGCTCGGCATGAACGTGTTCCACGACTCGATCTACGGACCGCAGGCCGCCTGGTTCGCCGAGCAGTTCCCCACGGGCGTCCGCTACAGCGGCGTCTCGCTCGGCTACCAGGTCGGCAGCATCTTCTCCGTCGGCCTCACGCCGCTGCTCGCCGTGCTGTTCCTGCAGTGGGGCGGCGGATCCCCGTGGATCCTCTGCGCGTACATCGGGCTGTACGCGGTGCTCACCATCGCGGCGGCGCTCGCGGCGAAGGACCCGGCGCGGGACGCGGTCGCGGCCCGGCGATCGGAGGCGGAGGCGGCGTCGTCGTCGGACGCGGACGGGGCCGTGCACCCGGCGGTGGCCGTGGCGGGATCCGCTCCGGCGGGCGGCAGGGAGCGCGAGCGCGCGACGACCCGCTAG
- a CDS encoding threonine/serine exporter family protein, with translation MRDVRARLRGTIYEGTEPAHGRLGDLYSPRQIVDFCLDLGEVMLASGADVRAVEIAIVAVSTKWNLAPLELDITGTAITIQYAPLEGPPLVKLRVVTAEGSDLHRLSLVYQIVDELLHDDRDMTSAVDGLVEVLKSPPRWPSWITDAAMGLFGVSVSLQAGGSLPGAAGAFLLMIGAMVLGRQLSRRGIPPFFVVAVQSAIVAAVGTLAIWSGVMPAGSAAAMVAAVVVLILPHVTIVTWAQDAISGFRAMALSRAMIIVLIVAGIAVGIPGGLALTAGVDIEVDPTDITLRALPLWMLLITTFFAAGATGITQGANARVMPVAIGVALVGTVSLWILKTAGVPLLAATFLVATLLGALGTVVSARVRVSATAIAVPAFCGSLLPSLAVASALLNSMAGTSGATGAFVGAMATTLAIGAGLVLGSLLATPQARRHLRRRAKRVVVQSVRLDTTPIGIIRDPSLLDPPSRPAGGGVDLG, from the coding sequence ATGCGCGACGTCCGCGCGCGCCTCCGCGGCACCATCTACGAGGGCACGGAGCCCGCGCACGGCCGTCTCGGCGACCTGTACTCCCCGCGCCAGATCGTCGACTTCTGCCTCGACCTCGGCGAGGTGATGCTCGCCTCGGGCGCCGACGTGCGCGCCGTCGAGATCGCCATCGTCGCCGTGAGCACCAAGTGGAACCTCGCGCCGCTGGAGCTCGACATCACGGGCACGGCCATCACCATCCAGTACGCGCCGCTCGAGGGCCCGCCGCTCGTCAAGCTGCGCGTGGTCACGGCGGAGGGCAGCGACCTGCACCGGCTCTCGCTCGTGTACCAGATCGTCGACGAGCTGCTCCACGACGACCGCGACATGACGAGCGCCGTCGACGGCCTCGTCGAGGTGCTCAAGTCGCCGCCGCGCTGGCCGTCGTGGATCACCGACGCCGCCATGGGCCTGTTCGGCGTCTCCGTGTCGCTGCAGGCGGGCGGATCGCTTCCGGGCGCCGCCGGGGCGTTCCTGCTGATGATCGGCGCGATGGTCCTCGGCCGGCAGCTGTCGCGCCGCGGCATCCCGCCGTTCTTCGTGGTCGCCGTGCAGTCCGCGATCGTCGCCGCCGTCGGCACGCTCGCCATCTGGTCGGGCGTCATGCCCGCCGGGAGCGCCGCCGCGATGGTCGCGGCCGTGGTGGTGCTGATCCTCCCCCACGTCACCATCGTCACCTGGGCGCAGGACGCCATCTCCGGGTTCCGGGCCATGGCGCTTTCGCGGGCGATGATCATCGTGCTCATCGTCGCGGGCATCGCCGTCGGGATCCCGGGCGGCCTCGCGCTCACGGCCGGGGTCGACATCGAGGTGGATCCCACCGACATCACGCTGCGCGCGCTCCCCCTCTGGATGCTGCTGATCACCACGTTCTTCGCGGCCGGCGCCACGGGGATCACGCAGGGCGCCAACGCGCGCGTGATGCCCGTCGCGATCGGCGTGGCGCTCGTCGGCACGGTCTCGCTCTGGATCCTCAAGACGGCTGGAGTGCCGCTGCTCGCGGCGACCTTCCTCGTGGCGACGCTGCTCGGTGCGCTCGGGACGGTGGTCTCGGCGCGCGTCCGGGTGTCGGCCACGGCGATCGCGGTGCCCGCCTTCTGCGGATCCCTCCTTCCCTCGCTCGCGGTGGCCTCGGCGCTCCTCAACTCCATGGCCGGCACGTCGGGAGCCACGGGCGCGTTCGTCGGCGCGATGGCGACGACCCTCGCGATCGGCGCGGGCCTCGTGCTCGGCAGCCTGCTCGCGACGCCGCAGGCGCGCCGGCACCTCCGCCGCCGGGCGAAGCGCGTCGTGGTGCAGTCGGTGCGCCTCGACACGACCCCGATCGGCATCATCCGCGACCCGTCGCTCCTGGATCCGCCCTCGCGTCCGGCGGGCGGTGGCGTCGACCTCGGATGA
- a CDS encoding amidohydrolase: MDVHPGVSLLDDDVRDAHELFRSLHAHPELSMQEHATAAAIEAYLEAIGAETSRCGGTGVVGILRNGDGPVVAFRADTDGLPILEETGLAHASRDTGIDPSGKEVPTMHGCGHDFHVAAALTTAQALAANRDAWAGTIVFVFQPGEETGEGARAMLADGLWDRAPRPEVILGQHVFPLPVGVVATREGAFMSMSDSWRVTVKGRGAHGSQPQNSIDPIVASSAIVLRLQTVVAREVDPQAAAVVTVGTFQAGTKENIIPEHAVLGLSIRTFDPAVRERVLASVRRIILAEAAASGAPEPEIEEIVSFPLNRNDPEATRGIVAALTAQLGTDKVVESPPIMGSEDFGILGEAIGVPTVYWAFGGVEASAFGGATPPPGNHTPQFAPTMEGTIETGVKAATAALLSRVGTGRA, translated from the coding sequence ATGGACGTGCACCCCGGCGTCAGCCTGCTGGACGACGACGTGCGGGACGCGCACGAGCTGTTCCGCTCGCTGCACGCGCACCCCGAGCTCTCGATGCAGGAGCACGCGACCGCGGCCGCGATCGAGGCGTACCTGGAGGCGATCGGCGCCGAGACGAGCCGCTGCGGCGGTACCGGCGTGGTCGGGATCCTCCGGAACGGCGACGGGCCCGTGGTCGCGTTCCGCGCCGACACCGACGGCCTTCCCATCCTCGAGGAGACGGGCCTCGCGCATGCCAGCCGCGACACGGGCATCGACCCGTCGGGGAAGGAGGTGCCCACGATGCACGGCTGCGGGCACGACTTCCACGTCGCCGCCGCGCTCACCACGGCGCAGGCGCTCGCCGCGAACCGCGACGCGTGGGCCGGCACGATCGTCTTCGTGTTCCAGCCGGGCGAGGAGACCGGCGAGGGCGCCCGCGCGATGCTCGCCGACGGCCTCTGGGACCGCGCGCCCCGCCCCGAGGTGATCCTCGGCCAGCACGTCTTCCCGCTCCCCGTCGGCGTGGTCGCCACGCGCGAGGGCGCGTTCATGAGCATGAGCGACTCGTGGCGGGTCACCGTGAAGGGCCGCGGCGCCCACGGCTCGCAGCCGCAGAACTCCATCGACCCGATCGTCGCGTCCAGCGCCATCGTGCTGCGCCTCCAGACGGTGGTCGCGCGCGAGGTGGATCCGCAGGCCGCCGCGGTCGTCACGGTCGGCACGTTCCAGGCGGGCACGAAGGAGAACATCATCCCGGAGCACGCGGTGCTCGGCCTGAGCATCCGGACCTTCGACCCGGCCGTGCGCGAGCGCGTGCTGGCGTCCGTGCGGCGGATCATCCTGGCCGAGGCCGCCGCGAGCGGGGCGCCGGAGCCCGAGATCGAGGAGATCGTCTCGTTCCCGCTGAACCGCAACGACCCCGAGGCGACGCGCGGGATCGTCGCGGCGCTCACCGCGCAGCTCGGGACGGACAAGGTCGTCGAGTCGCCGCCCATCATGGGCAGCGAGGACTTCGGCATCCTCGGGGAGGCCATCGGCGTGCCCACCGTCTACTGGGCGTTCGGCGGCGTGGAGGCGTCGGCGTTCGGCGGCGCGACCCCGCCGCCCGGCAACCACACGCCGCAGTTCGCGCCGACCATGGAGGGCACGATCGAGACGGGCGTGAAGGCCGCGACGGCCGCGCTGCTCTCGCGTGTCGGCACAGGACGGGCATAG
- a CDS encoding SDR family NAD(P)-dependent oxidoreductase: MDLQQLFGLDGRTALVTGGSSGIGRAIAEALAAAGAHLLVAARTAATIDDTVAGIRAEGGSADGIVADLSTRAGAHLLADRALAAGDVDVLVCCAGINLRPPMAELGEDVWDATMAVNLDAPFILGQRLLPPMAERGNGRVIHVSSQQAQRAFAASGAYGVSKAAVEALARSQAEAWSAQGVTANVLVPGFVLTALNERLGSDPVAVAALAARTFVGRNGSPGDFAAPAVFLAGRGSAYVTGQTIAVDGGFSVH, encoded by the coding sequence ATGGATCTGCAGCAGCTCTTCGGACTCGATGGACGCACGGCGCTGGTGACCGGCGGCAGCTCCGGGATCGGGCGCGCCATCGCCGAGGCGCTCGCCGCGGCGGGGGCCCACTTGCTCGTCGCCGCGCGCACGGCGGCCACGATCGACGACACGGTGGCCGGGATCCGGGCCGAGGGCGGTTCGGCGGACGGAATCGTCGCCGACCTCTCGACCCGGGCAGGCGCGCACCTGCTCGCCGATCGGGCACTCGCGGCCGGTGACGTGGACGTGCTGGTGTGCTGCGCGGGCATCAACCTCCGCCCGCCGATGGCCGAGCTCGGCGAGGACGTCTGGGACGCCACCATGGCCGTCAACCTCGACGCGCCGTTCATCCTCGGCCAGCGTCTCCTGCCCCCTATGGCGGAGCGCGGCAACGGCCGCGTCATCCACGTCAGCAGCCAGCAGGCGCAGCGCGCGTTCGCGGCGAGCGGTGCGTACGGGGTGTCGAAGGCCGCGGTGGAGGCGCTCGCCCGCTCCCAGGCGGAGGCGTGGTCGGCCCAGGGGGTGACGGCCAACGTGCTGGTCCCCGGCTTCGTGCTCACGGCCCTGAACGAGCGGCTGGGCTCCGATCCGGTGGCGGTCGCCGCGCTGGCGGCGCGCACCTTCGTCGGCCGCAACGGCTCCCCCGGCGACTTCGCGGCACCCGCCGTCTTCCTGGCGGGCAGGGGATCCGCGTACGTCACCGGTCAGACCATCGCGGTCGACGGCGGCTTCTCCGTGCACTGA